GCATGGCCGGGTCTTCCCCGCCTTGCAGGTCGCCCAGGGTGGACGTCCCGGCGCCGACGACGTTGTCCAGCGAGGTGGGCGAGAAGTAGCCGTCGGCCGTGAGCGCCTCGACGACGGCGTCGAGCTCCTCGCCGAGGTGCTCCGCGACCTCGCTGGGTCGCGGTGACCGGTCGAGCGTCTGCTCGAGCTCGCTGTGCGCCCTCGCGATACGCGGCTGCAGGTCCTGTATCCGTCGCGGCGGCCTGATGACCCACCCCGAGTCACGGAAGTGACGACGGACCTCGCCGCGGACGGTCGGGACGGCGAAGGACATGAAGTCGTGACCGGCGTTGGCGTCGAAACGCTGCGCGGCCTTGGTCAGCCCCAGCAGGGCCACTTGCTCGAGGTCGTCCTGGTCGATCCCGCGGTTCTTGTAGCGGGACGCGATGGTGACGGCCATGGCGACGTTGCACTCGATGAGCTGCTGGGTCAGGCCGTGCTCGTCGCCGGAGTGCGGCTGGGCGACTCGCAGGTGGGACACGATCGAGTCCGTGCGCCGCTGGCGCTCGACCCTCCCCGTGGGGGAGGTGGCGGGATCTGCGCGGTGACCGCGCGTGAT
This genomic stretch from Nocardioides renjunii harbors:
- a CDS encoding sigma-70 family RNA polymerase sigma factor; the encoded protein is MSHLRVAQPHSGDEHGLTQQLIECNVAMAVTIASRYKNRGIDQDDLEQVALLGLTKAAQRFDANAGHDFMSFAVPTVRGEVRRHFRDSGWVIRPPRRIQDLQPRIARAHSELEQTLDRSPRPSEVAEHLGEELDAVVEALTADGYFSPTSLDNVVGAGTSTLGDLQGGEDPAMRSVEAKMLIDPLVHRLSDRDRDIVRLRFYEERTQGEIAESIGVTQAQVSRILARILAQLRAGLDGTSDAA